Proteins from a single region of Malaclemys terrapin pileata isolate rMalTer1 chromosome 23, rMalTer1.hap1, whole genome shotgun sequence:
- the LOC128828475 gene encoding uncharacterized protein LOC128828475, translated as MYRTQHNGVLVSDWGSRVLWPSIALSPLPREPSPGLSRYGDLCNDWRGGQHVESGPRSVAEENARLQELIAEELAQAERWQGHYEGLLGHQARLHALLQAQSLESLEQAARALRDELEEAQGALREQQEQSRRRHVHQREKENQRLAEIIQELEGKRQLWDMEAKHQAKADRIREKQRHMEELSGTIHGLARRTQVLHGNISCWGDRVLEARQEAELFQREALYGPLGTPPCSLLWEERVRDQTEKLLCQESGASGPRGRLPPRLRLAGQLFWALAKGLFLALLGPLVLGPLRALLSCLPPVCRALALRVPQGDAAPLSHVGLNPNR; from the exons GCCCTCCATTGCCCTCAGCCCGCTCCCACGGGAGCCGTCCCCGGGCCTCAGCCGGTATGGGGACCTCTGTAATGACtggcggggggggcagcacgtggagagcGGCCCTAG GAGCGTGGCGGAGGAGAACGCCCGGCTGCAGGAGCTCATCGCGGAGGAGCTGGCGCAGGCCGAGCGCTGGCAGGGGCACTACGAGGGGCTGCTGGGGCACCAGGCCCGGCTCCACGCCCTGCTGCAGGCCCAGAG CCTGGAGTCTCTGGAGCAGGCAGCCCGGGCGCTGCGGGACGAGCTGGAGGAGGCTCAGGGGGCCTTGCGGGAGCAGCAAGAGCAGAGTCGCCGGCGCCACGTCCACCAGCGG GAGAAAGAAAACCAGAGATTGGCTGAGATCATCCAGGAGCTGGAGGGAAAG AGGCAACTGTGGGACATGGAGGCCAAACACCAGGCCAAGGCTGACAGGATCCGGGAG AAGCAGCGACACATGGAAGAGCTGAGCGGGACCATCCACGGACTTGCTCGAAGGACCCAG GTCCTGCACGGGAACATCAGCTGCTGGGGCGATCGGGTGCTGGAGGCTCGGCAGGAGGCAGAGCT CTTCCAGAGGGAGGCGCTATACGGACCCCTGGGGACCCCGCCCTGCAGCCTCCTGTGGGAGGAGAGAGTGCGTGACCAGACG GAGAAGCTGTTGTGTCAGGAGTCGGGGGCCTCAGGGCCAAGGGGGCGACTCCCCCCCAG GCTGCGGCTGGCCGGGCAGCTGTTCTGGGCCCTGGCCAAGGGCCTGTTCCTGGCCCTGCTGGGCCCCCTGGTGCTGGGCCCCCTCCGCGCCCTGCTGTCGTGCCTGCCCCCCGTCTGCCGGGCCCTGGCTCTACGTGTGCCCCAAGGAGACGCTGCCCCCCTGAGCCACGTGGGGCTGAACCCCAACCGCTAA
- the DNASE2 gene encoding deoxyribonuclease-2-alpha: protein MLPLFILAVALPLPRVAAGGISCYDDAGQPVDWFLAYKLPRPQHSPPAEGMRYMYQDARSGGWVSGRALMNSTQSAVGRTLLQLYQGANRRTEDTAYILYNDQPPKNVTSSTSTRGHTKGVVLLDRAQGFWMLHSTPHYPPPVPETYAWPHSGLHNGQSFLCVTFPYAQFKEIGTQLRFSDPEVFDARVQGVFAQDLPDLRLASEMKHVQEPPWNRSVALTSLGGRRFRSLAKFRLFHDDLYSGWLAQALSSDLYVQFWPNSRGVLPSNCSGPYRVYNIEELGFPAPGPDFSATVDHSKWCVSTESAPGWACVGDMNRNLEEEQRGGGTLCQQDPAVWKSYYALVQDYSKCKEGSGG from the exons aTGCTGCCCCTTTTCATCCTGgccgtggccctgcccctgccccgtgtgGCTGCGGGGGGCATCTCCTGCTATGACGATGCTGGGCAGCCCGTGGACTG gttcctGGCCTACAAgctgccccggccccagcacagccccccagcCGAGGGCATGCGCTACATGTACCAGGATGCCCGCTCCGGCGGCTGGGTGTCCGGCCGCGCCCTCATGAACAGCACCCAGAGTGCCGTGGGCAGGACCCTGCTGCAGCTCTACCAGGGGGCAAACAGGCGG ACGGAGGACACGGCCTACATCCTGTACAATGACCAGCCCCCAAAGAACGTCACTTCCTCCACCAGCACCAGGGGGCACACCAAGG GCGTGGTCCTGCTGGACAGAGCCCAGGGTTTCTGGATgctgcacagcaccccccacTACCCGCCCCCTGTGCCGGAGACCTACGCCTGGCCCCACAGCGGCCTGCACAACGGCCAGTCCTTCCTGTGCGTCACCTTCCCCTACGCCCAGTTCAAGGAGATTG GCACCCAGCTGAGGTTCTCCGACCCCGAGGTGTTCGACGCCCGGGTGCAGGGGGTCTTCGCCCAGGACCTGCCCGACCTGCGCCTGGCCTCCGAGATGAAGCACGTGCAGGAGCCCCCCTGGAACCGCAGCGTGGCCCTGACCTCCCTGGGGGGGCGCCGCTTCCGGAGCCTGGCCAAGTTCCGGCTCTTCCACGACG aTCTCTACTCCGGCTGGCTGGCCCAGGCGCTCTCCAGCGACCTCTACGTCCAGTTCTGGCCCAACTCGCGGGGGGTCCTGCCCTCCAACTGCTCAGGGCCCTACCGGGTGTATAACATCGAGGAGTTGGGCTTCCCGGCCCCGGGGCCCGACTTCTCAGCCACCGTTGACCACTCCAAGTGGTGCGTGAGCACCGAGAGCGCGCCCGGCTGGGCCTGCGTGGGCGACATGAACCGCaacctggaggaggagcagcggggTGGGGGCACCCTCTGCCAGCAGGACCCAGCTGTCTGGAAATCGTATTATGCCCTGGTGCAGGACTATAGCAAGTGcaaggaggggagcgggggctag
- the LOC128828082 gene encoding uncharacterized protein LOC128828082, giving the protein MSSSPEEPPRPPSPGPARLCIAVSCFAEDSTALTGSRLLVAGGRPQDPAAGGAARRKREFTPEDKKDDGYWDKRKKNNEAAKRSREKRRVNDLVLESRVLVLLEENARLKAELLALKFRFGLIREPAEPPRPAAAPAPYPYPLGTEPLPPPPRYGRPFQPEAGGGYSEDSGFSTPGSSSMGSPVFFEEREGFEGHCLVPEAPEEEGEAGRGGRYDPAGDAVKSLPHKLRFKMAGGPEEMGGEAQAPYALSPPAGDWRGGAAGGEDQRNGAAASGVGAALFGGCYSTGGSPPLPLQEPGYQTENGALRSQLASLSAEVAQLKKFFSEQILVKMN; this is encoded by the coding sequence ATGAGCTCATCCCCAGAGGAGCCACCTCGCCCGCCCTCGCCAGGCCCAGCCAGGCTCTGCATTGCCGTGTCCTGCTTCGCCGAGGATTCCACAGCCCTGACGGGCAGCAGGCTGCTGGTGGCGGGGGGCAGGCCCCAGGACCCGGCCGCGGGGGGCGCAGCCCGGCGGAAGCGGGAGTTCACCCCGGAGGACAAGAAGGACGACGGCTACTGGGACAAGCGCAAGAAGAACAACGAGGCGGCCAAGCGCTCGCGGGAGAAGCGGCGCGTCAACGACCTGGTGCTGGAGAGCCGGGTGCTGGTGCTTCTGGAGGAGAACGCCCGGCTCAAGgccgagctcctggccctcaaGTTCCGCTTCGGCCTCATCCGCgagccggccgagcccccgaggcCGGCCGCTGCGCCCGCCCCCTACCCGTACCCGCTGGGCACCGAGCCCCTGCCGCCACCGCCGCGCTATGGCCGCCCCTTCCAGCCGGAGGCGGGCGGGGGGTACTCCGAGGACTCCGGGTTCTCCACGCCCGGCAGCTCCAGCATGGGCAGCCCCGTCTTCTTTGAGGAGCGGGAAGGGTTCGAGGGGCACTGCCTGGTGCCCGAGGCCcccgaggaggagggggaggcaggcCGGGGGGGGCGCTATGACCCGGCGGGGGATGCCGTCAAGAGCTTGCCCCACAAGCTGCGCTTCAAGATGGCCGGGGGGCCCGAGGAGATGGGGGGCGAGGCCCAAGCCCCCTATGCCCTGTCGCCGCCCGCCGGGGACTGGCGGGGGGGCGCAGCCGGAGGGGAGGACCAAAGGAACGGGGCAGCAGCAtcaggggtgggggctgcgctGTTTGGGGGGTGCTACAGCACTGGGGGGTcgccccccctcccactccaggaGCCTGGGTACCAGACGGAGAACGGCGCCCTCCGGAGCCAGCTGGCATCGCTGTCGGCCGAGGTGGCTCAGCTGAAGAAGTTCTTCTCCGAACAGATCCTGGTCAAGATGAActga